In one Saimiri boliviensis isolate mSaiBol1 chromosome 21, mSaiBol1.pri, whole genome shotgun sequence genomic region, the following are encoded:
- the CHADL gene encoding chondroadherin-like protein isoform X3, with the protein MPSIQPCPSCQACGLQRGAPARQEQPFPALCLQAGPAVLGGMEGPGSSTHVSLVLLLLVLLLLGPARQAAAQRCPQACICDNSRRHVACRHQNLTEVPDTIPELTQRLDLQGNLLKVIPAAAFQGLPHLTHLDLRHCQVELVVEGAFRGLGRLLLLNLASNRLRALPQEALDGLGSLRRLELEGNALEELRPGTFGALGALATLNLAHNALVYLPAMAFQGLLRVRWLRLSHNALSVLAPEALAGLSTLRRLSLHHNELQALPGPALSQARGLARLELGYNPLTYAGEEDGLALPGLRELLLDGGALQALGPRAFAHCPRLHTLDLRGNQLDTLPPLQGPGQLRRLRLQGNPLWCGCQARPLLEWLVRARVRSDGECRGPRRLQGEALDALRPWDLRCPGDAAQEEEEREEREERAGARPRAPPRAFSRGPGEEEQAVVPCPGACVCAPESRHSSCEGCGLQAVPRGFPNDTQLLDLRRNHFPSVPREAFSGLGHLVSLHLQHCGITELEAGALAGLGRLIYLYLSDNQLAGLSAAALEGAPRLGYLYLEHNRFLQVPGAALRALPSLFSLHLQDNAVDHLAPGDLGGTPALRWLYLSGNRIAQVSPGALGPARELEKLHLDRNQLREVPTGALEGLPGLLELQLSGNPLRALHSGAFQPVGRSLQHLFLNSSGLEQISPGAFSGLGPGLQSLHLQKNQLQTLPALTSLSQLELINLSGNPFHCDCQLLPLHRWLTGLNLRVGATCATPPSARGQRVKAAAAVFEACPGWAARKAKRTPASGPRATRTTTKGRQRGADKVGKERGHL; encoded by the exons ATGCCTTCCATTCAGCCCTGTCCTAGCTGCCAGGCCTGCGGGCTGCAGAGGGGGGCTCCCGCCAGGCAGGAACAGCCTTTCCCTGCACTGTGCCTCCAGGCTGGACCGGCAGTCCTAGGCGGCATGGAGGG gcCCGGGAGCTCCACCCATGTCTCcttggtgctgctgctgctggtactGCTGTTGTTGGGCCCAGCTAGACAGGCAGCCGCCCAGCGCTGCCCACAGGCCTGCATCTGTGACAACTCCAGGCGGCACGTCGCCTGCCGGCACCAGAACCTCACCGAGGTGCCAGACACCATCCCTGAG CTGACCCAGCGGCTGGACCTGCAGGGCAACTTGCTGAAGGTGATCCCCGCAGCCGCCTTCCAGGGCCTGCCTCACCTTACACACCTGGACCTGCGTCACTGCCAGGTGGAGCTGGTGGTCGAGGGCGCCTTCCGTGGCCTGGGCCGCCTGCTCCTGCTCAACCTGGCCTCCAACCGCTTGCGCGCCCTGCCCCAGGAGGCGCTGGACGGGCTGGGCTCGCTGAGGCGTTTGGAACTGGAGGGGAACGCGCTGGAGGAGCTGCGGCCGGGGACATTCGGGGCGCTGGGCGCGCTGGCCACGCTGAACCTGGCCCACAATGCCCTGGTCTACCTGCCCGCCATGGCTTTCCAGGGGCTGCTGCGCGTCCGCTGGCTGCGACTGTCGCACAATGCGCTCAGCGTGCTGGCCCCCGAGGCCCTGGCTGGCCTGTCCACCCTGCGCCGGCTCAGCCTGCACCACAACGAGCTCCAGGCCCTACCCGGGCCCGCCTTATCCCAGGCCCGCGGCCTGGCCCGTTTGGAGCTTGGCTACAACCCTCTCACCTACGCGGGCGAGGAGGACGGGCTGGCGCTACCCGGCCTGCGGGAGCTGCTGCTGGACGGCGGAGCCTTGCAGGCCCTGGGTCCCAGGGCCTTCGCGCACTGCCCGCGCCTGCACACCCTCGACCTCCGCGGGAACCAGCTGGACACCCTGCCCCCGCTGCAGGGCCCGGGCCAGCTGCGCCGGCTGAGACTGCAGGGGAACCCGCTGTGGTGCGGCTGCCAGGCGCGGCCCCTACTGGAGTGGCTGGTTCGGGCGCGCGTGCGCTCCGACGGCGAGTGCCGGGGGCCGCGGCGCCTGCAGGGCGAAGCTCTGGACGCCCTGCGGCCCTGGGACCTGCGCTGCCCGGGAGACGCGGCGCAGGAAGAGGAAGAGCGGGAGGAGCGGGAGGAGCGGGCTGGGGCCAGACCCCGCGCCCCTCCGCGCGCCTTTTCGCGCGGCCCGGGGGAGGAGGAGCAGGCGGTTGTGCCCTGCCCTGGCGCCTGCGTGTGCGCCCCCGAGTCCCGGCATAGCAGCTGCGAGGGCTGCGGCCTGCAGGCGGTGCCCCGCGGCTTTCCCAACGACACCCAGCTCCTGGACCTGAGGCGGAACCACTTCCCCTCGGTGCCCCGAGAGGCCTTCTCCGGCCTGGGCCACCTGGTGTCGCTGCACCTGCAGCACTGCGGCATCACGGAGCTGGAGGCGGGCGCCCTGGCGGGGCTGGGCCGCCTGATCTATCTGTACCTCTCTGACAATCAGCTCGCAGGCCTCAGCGCTGCTGCCCTCGAAGGGGCCCCCCGCCTTGGCTACCTGTACCTGGAGCACAACCGCTTCCTGCAGGTGCCAGGGGCTGCCCTGCGTGccctgcccagcctcttctccctGCACCTGCAGGACAACGCTGTGGACCACCTGGCACCTGGGGACCTTGGGGGAACACCAGCCTTGCGCTGGCTCTACCTGAGTGGAAACCGCATCGCCCAAGTGTCTCCCGGGGCGCTGGGCCCAGCTCGGGAGCTGGAGAAGCTGCACCTGGACAGGAATCAGCTGCGAGAGGTGCCCACTGGGGCCTTGGAGGGGCTGCCTGGCCTCCTGGAGCTGCAGCTCTCAGGCAACCCACTCAGGGCCTTGCACAGCGGGGCCTTCCAGCCTGTGGGCAGGTCGCTGCAGCACCTCTTCCTGAACAGCAGTGGCCTAGAGCAG ATTTCTCCTGGGGCCTTTTCAGGCCTAGGGCCCGGGCTCCAGAGCCTGCACCTGCAGAAGAACCAGCTTCAGACCCTGCCTGCCTTGACCAGTCTCAGCCAGCTGGAACTCATCAACCTCAGCGGCAATCCCTTCCACTGTGATTGCCAGCTGCTCCCGCTGCATAG
- the CHADL gene encoding chondroadherin-like protein isoform X4 produces MPSIQPCPSCQACGLQRGAPARQEQPFPALCLQAGPAVLGGMEGPGSSTHVSLVLLLLVLLLLGPARQAAAQRCPQACICDNSRRHVACRHQNLTEVPDTIPELTQRLDLQGNLLKVIPAAAFQGLPHLTHLDLRHCQVELVVEGAFRGLGRLLLLNLASNRLRALPQEALDGLGSLRRLELEGNALEELRPGTFGALGALATLNLAHNALVYLPAMAFQGLLRVRWLRLSHNALSVLAPEALAGLSTLRRLSLHHNELQALPGPALSQARGLARLELGYNPLTYAGEEDGLALPGLRELLLDGGALQALGPRAFAHCPRLHTLDLRGNQLDTLPPLQGPGQLRRLRLQGNPLWCGCQARPLLEWLVRARVRSDGECRGPRRLQGEALDALRPWDLRCPGDAAQEEEEREEREERAGARPRAPPRAFSRGPGEEEQAVVPCPGACVCAPESRHSSCEGCGLQAVPRGFPNDTQLLDLRRNHFPSVPREAFSGLGHLVSLHLQHCGITELEAGALAGLGRLIYLYLSDNQLAGLSAAALEGAPRLGYLYLEHNRFLQVPGAALRALPSLFSLHLQDNAVDHLAPGDLGGTPALRWLYLSGNRIAQVSPGALGPARELEKLHLDRNQLREVPTGALEGLPGLLELQLSGNPLRALHSGAFQPVGRSLQHLFLNSSGLEQA; encoded by the exons ATGCCTTCCATTCAGCCCTGTCCTAGCTGCCAGGCCTGCGGGCTGCAGAGGGGGGCTCCCGCCAGGCAGGAACAGCCTTTCCCTGCACTGTGCCTCCAGGCTGGACCGGCAGTCCTAGGCGGCATGGAGGG gcCCGGGAGCTCCACCCATGTCTCcttggtgctgctgctgctggtactGCTGTTGTTGGGCCCAGCTAGACAGGCAGCCGCCCAGCGCTGCCCACAGGCCTGCATCTGTGACAACTCCAGGCGGCACGTCGCCTGCCGGCACCAGAACCTCACCGAGGTGCCAGACACCATCCCTGAG CTGACCCAGCGGCTGGACCTGCAGGGCAACTTGCTGAAGGTGATCCCCGCAGCCGCCTTCCAGGGCCTGCCTCACCTTACACACCTGGACCTGCGTCACTGCCAGGTGGAGCTGGTGGTCGAGGGCGCCTTCCGTGGCCTGGGCCGCCTGCTCCTGCTCAACCTGGCCTCCAACCGCTTGCGCGCCCTGCCCCAGGAGGCGCTGGACGGGCTGGGCTCGCTGAGGCGTTTGGAACTGGAGGGGAACGCGCTGGAGGAGCTGCGGCCGGGGACATTCGGGGCGCTGGGCGCGCTGGCCACGCTGAACCTGGCCCACAATGCCCTGGTCTACCTGCCCGCCATGGCTTTCCAGGGGCTGCTGCGCGTCCGCTGGCTGCGACTGTCGCACAATGCGCTCAGCGTGCTGGCCCCCGAGGCCCTGGCTGGCCTGTCCACCCTGCGCCGGCTCAGCCTGCACCACAACGAGCTCCAGGCCCTACCCGGGCCCGCCTTATCCCAGGCCCGCGGCCTGGCCCGTTTGGAGCTTGGCTACAACCCTCTCACCTACGCGGGCGAGGAGGACGGGCTGGCGCTACCCGGCCTGCGGGAGCTGCTGCTGGACGGCGGAGCCTTGCAGGCCCTGGGTCCCAGGGCCTTCGCGCACTGCCCGCGCCTGCACACCCTCGACCTCCGCGGGAACCAGCTGGACACCCTGCCCCCGCTGCAGGGCCCGGGCCAGCTGCGCCGGCTGAGACTGCAGGGGAACCCGCTGTGGTGCGGCTGCCAGGCGCGGCCCCTACTGGAGTGGCTGGTTCGGGCGCGCGTGCGCTCCGACGGCGAGTGCCGGGGGCCGCGGCGCCTGCAGGGCGAAGCTCTGGACGCCCTGCGGCCCTGGGACCTGCGCTGCCCGGGAGACGCGGCGCAGGAAGAGGAAGAGCGGGAGGAGCGGGAGGAGCGGGCTGGGGCCAGACCCCGCGCCCCTCCGCGCGCCTTTTCGCGCGGCCCGGGGGAGGAGGAGCAGGCGGTTGTGCCCTGCCCTGGCGCCTGCGTGTGCGCCCCCGAGTCCCGGCATAGCAGCTGCGAGGGCTGCGGCCTGCAGGCGGTGCCCCGCGGCTTTCCCAACGACACCCAGCTCCTGGACCTGAGGCGGAACCACTTCCCCTCGGTGCCCCGAGAGGCCTTCTCCGGCCTGGGCCACCTGGTGTCGCTGCACCTGCAGCACTGCGGCATCACGGAGCTGGAGGCGGGCGCCCTGGCGGGGCTGGGCCGCCTGATCTATCTGTACCTCTCTGACAATCAGCTCGCAGGCCTCAGCGCTGCTGCCCTCGAAGGGGCCCCCCGCCTTGGCTACCTGTACCTGGAGCACAACCGCTTCCTGCAGGTGCCAGGGGCTGCCCTGCGTGccctgcccagcctcttctccctGCACCTGCAGGACAACGCTGTGGACCACCTGGCACCTGGGGACCTTGGGGGAACACCAGCCTTGCGCTGGCTCTACCTGAGTGGAAACCGCATCGCCCAAGTGTCTCCCGGGGCGCTGGGCCCAGCTCGGGAGCTGGAGAAGCTGCACCTGGACAGGAATCAGCTGCGAGAGGTGCCCACTGGGGCCTTGGAGGGGCTGCCTGGCCTCCTGGAGCTGCAGCTCTCAGGCAACCCACTCAGGGCCTTGCACAGCGGGGCCTTCCAGCCTGTGGGCAGGTCGCTGCAGCACCTCTTCCTGAACAGCAGTGGCCTAGAGCAG GCCTAG